The Achromobacter deleyi genome has a window encoding:
- a CDS encoding site-specific integrase → MATIVKTSSGTWKALIRKTGWPATAKTFRTKRDAEDWARRTEDEMVRGVYIQRAPAERMTVEAALTRYLKEVTPTKRASTQAGEHKKAQVIIRHLGKYSLAALNAEIVAQFRDMRLAGDPDKHGKLRPRSNNTVRLELALLGHLFTVAIKEWGIGLPFNPVSNIRRPAPGSGRNRRLTPAEQTRLLQAVDKHSNPMFGWIVRIAVQTGMRLSEIATLRIRQVDIERRVVRLEHTKNSSPRTVPLTAEATRVFTEALANPLRPAETELVFFGEPGRDGIRRPYLFDKAWTDAKRAAGLEDFRFHDLRHEAVSRFVEAGLSDQEVSAISGHKSMQMLKRYTHLRAEDLVQKLDRLVRRAPSTSKQRSETDSQTENTA, encoded by the coding sequence ATGGCTACGATTGTTAAGACTTCCTCGGGCACTTGGAAAGCCCTCATCCGCAAGACAGGCTGGCCGGCCACGGCCAAGACATTCCGCACCAAGCGGGACGCCGAAGACTGGGCGCGCCGTACCGAAGACGAAATGGTACGCGGCGTATACATCCAGCGAGCGCCGGCCGAGCGCATGACCGTCGAAGCGGCACTGACCCGCTACCTCAAGGAAGTCACGCCCACCAAGCGGGCCTCGACCCAAGCCGGCGAACATAAGAAAGCTCAAGTCATCATCCGGCATCTTGGCAAGTACTCGCTGGCCGCCCTGAACGCCGAGATCGTGGCGCAGTTCCGTGACATGCGACTGGCGGGCGACCCGGACAAGCATGGCAAGCTACGGCCTCGCAGTAACAACACGGTACGCTTGGAACTGGCCCTGCTAGGCCACCTGTTCACCGTCGCGATCAAGGAATGGGGCATCGGCCTGCCCTTCAATCCCGTGTCCAACATTCGCCGCCCGGCCCCAGGCTCGGGCCGCAACCGGCGATTGACTCCCGCAGAACAGACCCGCCTGCTACAAGCCGTCGATAAGCACTCAAACCCGATGTTCGGATGGATCGTCCGCATTGCCGTCCAGACCGGCATGCGGCTGTCCGAGATTGCGACGCTACGCATTCGGCAGGTGGACATCGAGCGGCGCGTCGTCCGGCTGGAACATACCAAGAACTCTTCGCCTCGCACCGTCCCACTGACTGCCGAGGCAACGCGCGTGTTCACCGAAGCACTGGCCAACCCCTTGCGCCCAGCCGAAACCGAACTGGTGTTCTTCGGCGAACCCGGCCGGGATGGCATACGACGCCCCTACCTGTTCGACAAAGCGTGGACCGATGCCAAGCGAGCAGCGGGCCTTGAAGACTTCCGCTTTCACGACCTGCGACACGAGGCTGTCAGCCGGTTCGTGGAAGCCGGCTTGAGCGATCAAGAGGTGTCGGCCATCAGCGGCCACAAGTCGATGCAGATGCTCAAGCGCTATACGCACCTGCGGGCCGAAGACCTGGTGCAGAAGCTGGACCGCCTCGTGCGTCGCGCGCCGTCCACTTCTAAACAACGGAGTGAGACCGACTCCCAAACAGAGAACACCGCATAA
- a CDS encoding uracil-xanthine permease family protein: MQPASLAQPAPRSAPDDDAPSHDLVYGPDDRPAPPVAFVAALQHLLAILVPIVTPGLLICQALGVSSRDTTLIVSMSLVISGIATYVQCKRFGPLGAGLLIVQGTSFNFVGPLIAGGSVMVKQGTPVEAVMAAIFGVVIAGSFVEMGISRILPFVKRLITPLVTGIVVLLIGLTLIKVGLISMGGGFGAMANGTFASSENLTLSGLVLGTIILLNRVPVVWIRSTALVLALAVGYIAAAYMGRLDFTGAREAALFQIPVPLHFGLGFSWALFVPMLIIYLVTSLEAIGDVTATSKVSKQPVEGPLWMQRIKGGVLVNGANSLLAGVFNTFPSSVFAQNNGVIQLTGIASRHVGVWIAGMLIVLGLFPGVAGVLQAVPEPVLGGAAMVMFGAVAASGINILAGIHLDRRALLIIAVSLALGLGVSQVPEILSHLPHAVKSVLESGVATGGICALVMNWFLPEKK; encoded by the coding sequence ATGCAACCCGCCTCCCTAGCCCAACCCGCCCCCCGCAGCGCCCCCGACGACGACGCCCCCAGCCACGACCTGGTCTACGGTCCCGACGACCGTCCCGCGCCTCCCGTCGCCTTCGTCGCCGCGCTGCAGCACCTGCTGGCCATCCTGGTCCCCATCGTCACCCCCGGCCTGCTCATCTGCCAGGCGCTGGGCGTGAGCAGCCGCGACACCACCCTGATCGTGTCCATGTCGCTGGTCATCTCCGGCATCGCCACCTACGTGCAGTGCAAGCGCTTCGGCCCCCTGGGCGCGGGCCTCCTCATCGTGCAGGGCACCAGCTTCAACTTCGTCGGGCCGCTGATCGCCGGCGGCTCGGTCATGGTCAAGCAAGGCACGCCGGTCGAAGCCGTCATGGCCGCGATCTTCGGCGTGGTCATCGCCGGATCGTTCGTCGAGATGGGCATCAGCCGCATCCTGCCATTCGTGAAGCGCCTGATCACCCCCCTGGTCACCGGCATCGTCGTGCTGCTGATCGGCCTGACGCTGATCAAGGTCGGCCTCATCAGCATGGGCGGCGGCTTTGGCGCCATGGCCAACGGCACCTTCGCCAGCTCCGAGAACCTGACGCTATCCGGCCTGGTCCTGGGCACCATCATCCTGCTGAACCGCGTGCCCGTCGTGTGGATCCGCAGCACCGCGCTGGTGCTGGCCTTGGCCGTCGGCTACATTGCGGCCGCCTACATGGGCCGCCTGGACTTCACCGGCGCCCGCGAAGCCGCGCTGTTCCAGATCCCCGTGCCGCTGCACTTCGGCCTGGGCTTCTCGTGGGCGCTGTTCGTGCCGATGCTGATCATCTACCTGGTCACGTCCCTGGAAGCCATCGGCGACGTCACCGCCACCAGCAAGGTATCCAAGCAGCCCGTCGAAGGCCCGCTGTGGATGCAGCGCATCAAGGGCGGCGTCCTGGTCAACGGCGCGAACTCGCTCCTGGCCGGCGTGTTCAACACCTTCCCCAGTTCGGTCTTCGCACAGAACAACGGCGTCATCCAGCTGACCGGCATCGCCAGCCGCCACGTCGGCGTGTGGATCGCGGGCATGCTGATCGTGCTGGGCCTGTTCCCCGGCGTGGCCGGCGTCCTGCAAGCCGTGCCCGAGCCCGTCCTGGGCGGCGCCGCCATGGTGATGTTCGGCGCGGTCGCCGCGTCCGGCATCAACATCCTGGCCGGCATCCATCTGGACCGCCGCGCGCTGCTGATCATCGCCGTGTCGCTGGCGCTGGGCCTGGGCGTGTCGCAAGTGCCGGAGATCCTGTCGCACCTGCCGCATGCCGTGAAGAGCGTGCTGGAGTCGGGCGTGGCCACGGGCGGCATTTGCGCCCTGGTGATGAACTGGTTCCTGCCCGAGAAGAAATAA
- the htpG gene encoding molecular chaperone HtpG has protein sequence MSQTATTSTSETLGFQAEVKQLLHLMIHSLYSNKEIFLRELVSNASDACDKLRFEAIDQPELLEGNGELAITVSYDKAARTITISDNGIGLSRDEAVANLGTIARSGTREFFSQLTGDKQKDAQLIGQFGVGFYSSFIVADKVTVVSRRAGATDAIQWESDGQGEFTIAAAEKSGRGTDVTLHLRADEDELLNGWKLREILRRYSDHISLPIRMVKEEWDQEKGEQVKTEELETVNQANALWARSKSDVTEEQYREFYKTVSHDYDDPLAWTHNRVEGRSEYTQLLYVPKHAPMDMWDRDGRHGVKLYVKRVFIMDDADQLLPSYLRFVRGVIDSADLPLNVSREILQESRDVRAIREGSAKRILSLLEDMAENKPEDYATFWSEFGQVLKEGAGEDSANLERIAKLMRFASTHSGDQAQTVSFADYVSRMKEGQDKIYYVTADTFAAASNSPHLEIFRKKGIEVLLLSDRVDEWMLSYLREFDGKSLVSVAKGGLDLAELADEEEKKHQAEVAEDFKPLVERLQKTLEDQVKDVRVTLRLVDSPACVVVGQNELSPHLLRMLKAAGQEAPNVKPVLEINPEHPLLARIRAAEDGEFDQWARLLLDQALLAEGAQIADPAAFVKRLNALLLK, from the coding sequence ATGAGCCAAACCGCCACGACTTCCACGTCCGAAACCCTGGGATTCCAGGCCGAGGTGAAGCAGCTGCTGCACCTGATGATCCATTCGCTGTACAGCAACAAGGAAATCTTCCTGCGCGAGCTGGTGTCGAATGCGTCGGATGCCTGCGACAAGCTGCGTTTCGAGGCCATAGACCAGCCCGAGCTGCTGGAAGGGAATGGCGAACTGGCCATTACGGTCAGCTACGACAAGGCCGCCCGCACGATCACGATCTCGGACAACGGGATCGGTCTGTCGCGCGACGAAGCCGTGGCCAACCTGGGCACGATCGCCCGTTCCGGCACGCGCGAATTCTTCTCGCAACTGACGGGCGACAAGCAGAAGGATGCGCAGCTGATCGGCCAGTTTGGCGTGGGTTTCTATTCGTCGTTCATCGTGGCGGACAAGGTCACGGTGGTGAGCCGCCGCGCCGGCGCCACCGATGCGATCCAGTGGGAATCCGACGGCCAGGGCGAGTTCACGATTGCCGCCGCCGAGAAGTCCGGCCGTGGCACGGACGTGACGCTGCATCTGCGCGCCGACGAAGACGAACTGTTGAATGGCTGGAAGCTGCGCGAGATCCTGCGCCGCTACTCTGACCATATCTCCCTGCCCATCCGCATGGTCAAGGAAGAGTGGGACCAGGAGAAGGGCGAGCAGGTCAAGACCGAAGAGCTGGAAACGGTGAACCAGGCGAATGCGCTGTGGGCCCGCAGCAAGTCCGACGTGACGGAAGAGCAGTATCGCGAGTTTTACAAGACGGTGTCGCACGACTACGACGACCCGCTGGCCTGGACGCACAACCGTGTCGAAGGCCGCAGCGAATACACGCAGCTGCTGTACGTGCCCAAGCATGCGCCCATGGACATGTGGGATCGCGATGGCCGCCACGGCGTGAAGTTGTATGTGAAGCGCGTCTTCATCATGGACGACGCCGACCAGCTGCTGCCCTCGTACCTGCGCTTTGTGCGCGGCGTGATCGATTCGGCCGATCTGCCGCTGAACGTGTCGCGCGAAATCCTGCAGGAAAGCCGTGACGTGCGCGCCATCCGCGAGGGTTCGGCCAAGCGCATCCTGTCGCTGCTGGAGGACATGGCCGAGAACAAGCCGGAAGACTACGCCACGTTCTGGTCGGAGTTCGGCCAGGTACTGAAGGAAGGCGCGGGCGAGGACTCCGCCAACCTGGAGCGCATCGCCAAGCTCATGCGCTTTGCTTCGACGCATTCGGGCGACCAGGCTCAGACGGTGTCGTTCGCCGACTATGTTTCGCGCATGAAGGAAGGTCAGGACAAGATCTACTACGTGACGGCGGATACGTTCGCCGCGGCCAGCAACAGCCCGCATCTGGAAATCTTCCGCAAGAAGGGCATCGAAGTGCTGCTGCTGTCGGACCGCGTGGACGAGTGGATGCTGTCCTACCTGCGTGAATTCGACGGCAAGTCACTGGTGTCGGTGGCCAAGGGCGGCCTGGATCTGGCCGAGCTGGCCGACGAGGAAGAAAAGAAGCACCAGGCCGAAGTGGCCGAGGACTTCAAGCCGCTGGTCGAGCGCCTGCAGAAGACGCTGGAAGACCAGGTCAAGGATGTGCGCGTGACCCTGCGTCTGGTGGATTCGCCGGCCTGCGTCGTGGTGGGCCAGAACGAACTCAGCCCGCACCTCCTGCGCATGCTGAAGGCCGCGGGCCAGGAAGCGCCGAACGTGAAGCCGGTGCTGGAAATCAACCCGGAACACCCGTTGCTGGCACGCATCCGCGCGGCCGAGGACGGCGAGTTCGACCAGTGGGCGCGTCTCCTGCTGGATCAGGCTCTGCTGGCCGAAGGGGCGCAGATCGCGGACCCGGCGGCGTTCGTGAAGCGGCTGAATGCTCTGCTGCTGAAGTAA
- a CDS encoding MFS transporter: MNPQDNQPVKSGPPLLALAVGAFGIGVTEFSPMGLLPVIADGVGVSIPSAGMLISAYAIGVMVGAPLMTLAFSRWSRRKALILLMAIFTIGNVLSALSPNYTTLLLARLVTSLNHGAFFGLGSLVAASVVPRHKQASAVATMFMGLTIANVGGVPAATWLGQVIGWRMSFAATAVLGLIAMLSLWFALPAGEAGRRPNVRHELAVLKSPVVLLALLTTVLGAGAMFTLYTYIAPTLADITGASPGFITGMLVLIGLGFTLGNGLGGRLADRSLDGTLIFFLVLVIVDLLAFPWLASTKIGAAIALLIFGVATFAVVPPLQMGVMRAATAAPGLASSVNVGAFNLGNAVGAAAGGAVISAGMGYAAVPIAGAVIAAGGLGLVLLQRAGNVRRRKLAAQAC, encoded by the coding sequence ATGAACCCCCAAGATAATCAACCGGTTAAGTCCGGCCCGCCGCTGCTGGCGCTCGCCGTCGGTGCGTTTGGCATTGGCGTGACCGAGTTTTCTCCCATGGGCCTGCTGCCTGTCATCGCCGATGGCGTGGGCGTGTCCATTCCCAGCGCCGGCATGCTGATCAGCGCTTACGCCATCGGTGTGATGGTCGGCGCGCCCTTGATGACGCTGGCGTTCTCGCGCTGGTCGCGCCGCAAGGCGCTGATTCTGCTGATGGCGATCTTTACCATCGGCAATGTGCTGTCCGCGCTGTCGCCCAACTACACGACGCTGCTGCTGGCCCGACTGGTGACCAGCCTGAACCACGGCGCGTTCTTCGGCCTGGGTTCGCTGGTGGCCGCCAGCGTGGTGCCGCGCCACAAGCAGGCCAGCGCGGTCGCGACCATGTTCATGGGGTTGACCATCGCCAATGTGGGCGGGGTGCCCGCCGCGACGTGGCTGGGTCAGGTGATCGGCTGGCGGATGTCGTTTGCCGCGACGGCCGTGCTGGGCCTGATCGCGATGCTGTCGCTGTGGTTCGCGCTGCCGGCCGGCGAGGCCGGACGCCGTCCCAATGTGCGCCACGAGCTGGCCGTGCTGAAGAGCCCCGTCGTGCTGCTGGCGCTGTTGACCACGGTGCTGGGGGCGGGCGCGATGTTCACGCTGTATACCTATATTGCGCCGACGCTGGCGGACATCACCGGCGCGTCGCCGGGGTTCATTACCGGCATGCTGGTGCTGATCGGCTTGGGTTTCACCTTGGGCAATGGCCTGGGCGGACGCCTGGCCGACCGTTCGCTGGACGGCACGCTGATCTTCTTCCTGGTGCTGGTGATCGTCGACCTGCTGGCATTTCCGTGGCTGGCCTCCACGAAGATCGGGGCGGCGATTGCCTTGCTGATCTTCGGCGTGGCGACCTTCGCGGTGGTGCCGCCGCTGCAGATGGGCGTGATGCGCGCCGCGACAGCCGCGCCCGGCCTGGCCTCTTCCGTGAACGTGGGCGCGTTCAACCTGGGCAACGCGGTGGGCGCGGCGGCTGGCGGCGCGGTGATCTCCGCGGGCATGGGCTACGCGGCCGTGCCGATCGCCGGGGCGGTCATTGCCGCGGGCGGCCTGGGCCTGGTGCTGCTGCAGCGCGCCGGCAATGTGCGCCGGCGCAAGCTGGCTGCGCAGGCCTGCTGA
- a CDS encoding GntR family transcriptional regulator, which translates to MASDKRENTVTGIYERIYRAILDNRLKPGTKLVEERLAEIFEVSRPRIREVLARLAHEQIVELFPQRGAYVAKPSIEKARDVFEARRLIEPAVVRRLTQNLTPEKLARLREHVILEHDARKRDDKRAIIRLAGEFHILLSELAGNGEFARTMRELSTLTCLVIFLYNLPTATSCRDDEHELITEAIAARDAQRAAELTLHHLDHIEQSVKLESVEESVDLEDVFKF; encoded by the coding sequence ATGGCATCAGACAAACGCGAAAACACGGTCACCGGCATCTACGAGCGCATCTACCGCGCCATCCTGGACAACCGGCTCAAACCCGGCACCAAGCTGGTCGAAGAGCGCCTGGCCGAGATCTTCGAGGTCAGCCGGCCCCGCATCCGCGAGGTGCTGGCGCGCCTGGCGCACGAACAGATCGTGGAACTGTTCCCCCAGCGCGGCGCCTATGTGGCCAAGCCCTCCATTGAAAAGGCACGCGACGTCTTCGAAGCGCGCAGGCTGATCGAACCCGCCGTGGTGCGCCGCCTGACGCAGAACCTGACGCCGGAAAAGCTTGCACGCCTGCGCGAACACGTCATCCTGGAACACGATGCCCGCAAGCGCGACGACAAGCGCGCCATCATCCGGCTGGCCGGAGAATTCCACATCCTGTTGAGCGAACTGGCGGGCAACGGCGAATTCGCGCGCACCATGCGCGAGCTGTCCACGCTGACCTGTCTGGTCATCTTCCTGTACAACCTGCCCACCGCCACCAGCTGCCGCGACGACGAGCACGAACTCATCACCGAAGCCATCGCCGCCCGCGACGCACAGCGCGCCGCGGAGCTCACGCTGCACCATCTGGACCACATCGAACAGAGCGTGAAGCTGGAATCGGTGGAAGAGTCGGTCGACCTGGAAGACGTATTCAAGTTCTGA
- the hydA gene encoding dihydropyrimidinase produces MTKQGFDLVLRDAVLATAGDTCRADLGISDGRIVQIGQGLAKGLCEIDVAGRVVTPGGVDAHCHLDQPMAPPVKLADDFHTGTRSAVCGGTTTVIPFAAQRKGGTLQAAIDDYHQRAEGRACVDYAFHLILTDPTPAVLNEELPRLIEAGYTSFKLYMTYDALKLSDGQILDVLDVARTHGGMAMIHAENSDCIAWLTRRLEAAGRTAPRFHAVSRPTLVEREGAHRAIALSELIDVPILLVHISGGEAVAQIREARAKGLNVYAETCPQYILLTAADLGTDDSYFGARCVCSPPPRDKSSQEDIWQGLADGLFTVFSSDHSPFNLTGEDGKTPGGKEVAFRHIPNGIPGIETRMPLLYSEGVLGGRISLNRFVELTATQPARAYGLYPKKGTLAIGSDADLVIWEERDFTLDNAHLHHAVDYTPYAGMTLRAWPAMTLLRGQIVWDGTHFAGAPGQGQFLPRGLPSLAPPSARRGAQPAWR; encoded by the coding sequence ATGACGAAGCAGGGTTTTGATCTGGTGCTGCGGGACGCGGTGCTGGCGACCGCCGGCGACACGTGCCGGGCGGATCTGGGGATTTCGGACGGCCGGATCGTGCAGATCGGCCAGGGCCTGGCGAAGGGCCTGTGTGAAATCGACGTGGCCGGGCGCGTGGTGACGCCGGGCGGCGTCGATGCGCATTGCCACCTGGATCAGCCGATGGCGCCGCCCGTGAAGCTGGCCGACGACTTCCATACCGGCACGCGGTCGGCGGTTTGCGGCGGAACCACCACCGTGATTCCGTTCGCGGCGCAGCGCAAGGGCGGCACGCTGCAGGCGGCCATCGATGACTACCACCAGCGCGCCGAGGGCCGCGCCTGCGTGGACTATGCCTTCCACCTGATCCTGACCGATCCCACGCCGGCCGTGCTGAATGAAGAGCTGCCGCGCCTGATCGAGGCGGGCTACACCTCGTTCAAGCTGTACATGACCTACGACGCGCTGAAACTGTCCGACGGCCAGATACTGGACGTGCTGGACGTGGCGCGCACGCATGGAGGCATGGCGATGATCCATGCCGAGAACTCGGATTGCATCGCCTGGCTGACCCGCCGCCTGGAAGCCGCGGGCCGCACCGCGCCGCGCTTTCATGCGGTGTCGCGCCCGACCCTGGTGGAGCGCGAGGGCGCGCACCGGGCAATCGCGCTGTCCGAACTCATCGACGTGCCTATCCTGCTGGTGCATATCTCGGGCGGCGAGGCCGTGGCGCAGATCCGCGAGGCGCGCGCCAAGGGCCTGAACGTCTACGCCGAAACCTGTCCGCAATACATCCTGCTGACGGCGGCGGACCTGGGCACGGACGACAGCTACTTCGGCGCGCGCTGCGTGTGTAGCCCGCCGCCGCGCGACAAGTCCAGCCAGGAAGACATCTGGCAAGGCCTGGCCGACGGCCTGTTCACGGTGTTCTCGTCGGACCACTCGCCCTTCAACCTCACGGGCGAGGACGGCAAGACGCCTGGCGGCAAGGAAGTGGCCTTCCGCCATATCCCCAACGGCATCCCCGGCATCGAAACGCGCATGCCGCTGCTGTATTCCGAGGGCGTGCTGGGCGGCCGCATCAGCTTGAACCGCTTCGTGGAACTGACGGCGACCCAGCCGGCGCGGGCCTATGGCCTGTACCCGAAAAAGGGCACGCTGGCCATCGGCAGCGATGCCGACCTGGTGATCTGGGAAGAGCGCGATTTCACGCTGGACAACGCGCACCTGCATCACGCGGTGGACTACACGCCTTATGCGGGCATGACGCTGCGGGCCTGGCCCGCCATGACCCTGCTGCGCGGACAGATTGTTTGGGACGGCACGCACTTTGCGGGTGCGCCGGGGCAAGGCCAGTTTCTGCCGCGCGGGCTGCCCAGCCTGGCGCCGCCCAGCGCCCGCAGGGGCGCGCAGCCCGCCTGGCGTTAG
- a CDS encoding amidohydrolase family protein, translating into MKTTLIKNADVVVAWDEARERHVYMKNADVAFADGRITHVGPGAQAAAPDAEIVSGSGMMVMPGLVDIHSHLVHEPINKGYTDETGSAGLYNSNLYEYMPTMEGDDEAAPAQLTLAAAELLMSGVTTVVDMSVAHERWIDIMVQSGLRAYIAPMFRSARWYTRNGHVVEYEWNEKAGEAGMERALALIDRAEAHECGRLTGMLVPAQIDTCTPELLKASHQEAQRRGIGWQTHAAQSLPEFHEITRRHGLTPIQWLHSLGVLDPGSIVGHGIFVDDHPNTHWSTATDLFILADTGASVAHCPTVFMRRGMALRDFGRYRRAGINLGIGTDTYPHNMIEEMRHVGYLARLMAQTPRAVSTGEVFHAATVGGATALGRDDLGRIAVGARADLVMVDMTHHLMRPSRDPVRSLVYAAADRAVHTVYIDGRRVVHEGQVHTLDYRKAAEQVDEAQRRAEALVPSRDLVAGRTAEQMSPLSFDIV; encoded by the coding sequence TTGAAAACTACCCTGATCAAGAACGCCGATGTTGTGGTTGCCTGGGACGAGGCGCGCGAGCGGCACGTCTACATGAAGAACGCCGATGTGGCATTCGCGGATGGGCGAATCACGCACGTCGGGCCGGGCGCGCAGGCGGCGGCGCCGGATGCGGAAATCGTCAGCGGCAGCGGCATGATGGTGATGCCGGGCCTGGTGGATATCCACAGCCATCTGGTGCATGAGCCCATCAACAAGGGCTACACGGACGAGACGGGATCGGCGGGCCTGTACAACTCGAACCTGTACGAATACATGCCCACGATGGAAGGCGACGACGAGGCCGCGCCCGCGCAGCTGACGCTGGCCGCCGCTGAACTGCTGATGTCCGGGGTGACCACGGTGGTGGACATGTCGGTGGCGCACGAGCGCTGGATCGACATCATGGTGCAAAGTGGGCTGCGCGCCTACATCGCGCCGATGTTTCGTTCGGCGCGCTGGTATACGCGCAACGGCCACGTTGTCGAATACGAATGGAACGAGAAGGCCGGGGAAGCCGGCATGGAGCGCGCGCTGGCGCTCATCGACCGCGCCGAGGCGCACGAGTGCGGCCGGTTGACGGGGATGCTGGTGCCGGCGCAGATCGATACCTGCACGCCGGAACTGCTGAAGGCCAGCCACCAGGAGGCTCAGCGCCGGGGCATAGGCTGGCAGACGCATGCCGCGCAATCCCTGCCTGAGTTCCACGAGATCACGCGCCGCCACGGTCTGACGCCGATCCAGTGGCTGCACAGCCTGGGCGTGCTGGACCCGGGCAGCATCGTCGGCCACGGCATCTTCGTGGACGATCATCCGAACACGCACTGGAGCACCGCCACCGACCTGTTCATCCTGGCCGACACGGGCGCCAGCGTGGCGCACTGCCCGACGGTGTTCATGCGCCGGGGCATGGCGCTGCGCGACTTCGGGCGCTACCGCCGGGCGGGCATCAACCTGGGCATTGGCACCGACACCTATCCGCACAACATGATCGAGGAAATGCGTCATGTGGGCTATCTGGCGCGCCTGATGGCGCAGACGCCGCGCGCCGTCAGCACGGGTGAGGTCTTCCATGCCGCGACAGTCGGGGGCGCGACGGCGCTGGGACGCGACGACCTGGGCCGCATCGCGGTGGGCGCGCGCGCCGACCTGGTGATGGTGGACATGACCCATCACCTGATGCGTCCTTCGCGCGACCCGGTGCGCAGCCTGGTCTACGCCGCCGCCGACCGCGCCGTGCACACCGTGTACATCGACGGCCGGCGGGTGGTGCATGAAGGCCAGGTGCATACGCTGGATTACCGCAAGGCGGCCGAGCAGGTGGACGAGGCCCAGCGCCGCGCCGAAGCGCTGGTGCCGTCGCGGGACCTGGTGGCGGGACGTACCGCCGAACAGATGTCGCCGCTGTCGTTCGACATCGTCTGA
- a CDS encoding ABC transporter substrate-binding protein, which translates to MAYLNAERLEARFGLGRLGAALACAAAMAWAPAQAETLTVVMASKLTVLDPVLTASHQTRNHAYMIYDTLLATDADNKIQPQMADKWEISPDGKTYTFTLRDGLKWHDGTPVKAEDCVASIQRWAQSDKTGRQLMPLVSSMNVIDDKTFSIVLTAPADVLSALGKPSGLPSFMMPKRVAQTPVAQAITDYTGSGPFKFVQKEFQPGVKTVYEKNTDYVPRKEAPSWTAGGKVVNVDRVEWVAMADPMTTVNALLGGEVDYIETVPFDLVPMVKGSSDLTLRVLDKMGYQPMYRFNQLNAPFNNKLVRQAAMYAVGQDDILKAQVGDPEFFKTCGAVFGCNLPYSSNTRADMIVPSNIEKAKALLKEAKYDGSPVVILHATDIAMASAIPVVMAQQLRQAGFNVQLQAMDFMTMLSRRANRDVPAKGGWSIFVTTWHVSEIMDPLRNYGVSANGEKAWFGWPTVPQVEALRDKFLVAGTDAERKQLAEQLQDVMLDEGVAITLGQIETAAAFSKKLSGVLDSPAPVFWNIKKASR; encoded by the coding sequence ATGGCTTACCTCAATGCTGAAAGACTCGAAGCCCGCTTCGGATTGGGCCGTCTTGGCGCCGCGCTGGCTTGCGCCGCAGCGATGGCCTGGGCGCCCGCGCAGGCCGAAACGCTGACCGTGGTGATGGCCAGCAAGCTGACGGTGCTGGACCCGGTGCTGACCGCGTCGCACCAGACGCGCAACCACGCCTACATGATCTACGACACGCTGCTGGCGACGGACGCGGACAACAAGATCCAGCCGCAGATGGCGGACAAGTGGGAGATCTCGCCCGACGGCAAGACCTACACCTTCACCCTGCGCGACGGCCTGAAGTGGCACGACGGCACGCCGGTGAAGGCCGAGGACTGCGTGGCCTCGATCCAGCGCTGGGCGCAGTCGGACAAGACCGGCCGCCAGCTGATGCCGCTGGTGTCGTCGATGAACGTCATCGACGACAAGACGTTCAGCATTGTGCTGACCGCGCCCGCCGACGTGCTGTCGGCATTGGGCAAGCCCAGCGGCCTGCCCAGCTTCATGATGCCCAAGCGCGTGGCGCAGACGCCGGTGGCGCAAGCCATCACCGACTACACCGGTTCGGGCCCCTTCAAGTTCGTGCAGAAGGAATTCCAGCCGGGCGTGAAGACGGTGTATGAGAAGAACACCGATTACGTGCCGCGCAAGGAAGCGCCCAGCTGGACGGCGGGCGGCAAGGTGGTCAACGTGGACCGCGTGGAATGGGTGGCCATGGCCGACCCGATGACGACCGTGAATGCCCTGCTGGGCGGAGAGGTCGACTACATCGAGACCGTGCCGTTCGACCTGGTGCCCATGGTCAAGGGCTCGTCCGACCTGACGCTGCGCGTGCTGGACAAGATGGGCTATCAGCCCATGTACCGCTTCAACCAGCTGAATGCGCCGTTCAACAACAAGCTGGTCCGCCAGGCCGCCATGTACGCGGTGGGGCAGGACGACATCCTGAAGGCTCAGGTTGGCGATCCGGAGTTCTTCAAGACCTGCGGCGCGGTGTTCGGCTGCAACCTGCCGTATTCCAGCAATACGCGCGCCGACATGATCGTGCCGTCCAACATCGAGAAGGCCAAGGCCTTGCTGAAGGAGGCCAAGTATGACGGGTCGCCCGTGGTGATCCTGCACGCCACCGATATCGCCATGGCCTCGGCGATTCCCGTGGTGATGGCGCAGCAGCTGCGTCAGGCGGGCTTCAATGTGCAGCTGCAGGCCATGGACTTCATGACCATGCTGTCGCGCCGCGCCAACCGCGACGTGCCGGCCAAGGGCGGCTGGAGCATCTTCGTGACTACGTGGCACGTGAGTGAAATCATGGACCCGCTGCGCAACTATGGCGTGTCGGCCAACGGCGAGAAAGCCTGGTTCGGCTGGCCGACCGTGCCGCAGGTGGAAGCGCTGCGCGACAAGTTCCTGGTGGCGGGCACGGACGCCGAGCGCAAGCAGCTTGCGGAGCAGCTGCAGGACGTGATGCTGGACGAAGGCGTGGCGATCACGCTGGGCCAGATCGAGACGGCGGCTGCATTCAGCAAGAAGCTGTCGGGTGTGCTGGACTCGCCCGCGCCGGTGTTCTGGAACATCAAGAAAGCCAGCCGGTAA